One Candidatus Niyogibacteria bacterium genomic region harbors:
- a CDS encoding response regulator: MNDSENPQGVTGGAPDSPAQNQYSVLIVEDDKFLRDLLVLKLKKEGFKISEALDGQEGLNKARSVKPNIIVLDLIIPVKDGFAFLEEMKKDPQIESIPVIVLSNLGQREDIERAKALGAKDYMVKAQLTPIEVVERIKAILRESYI; this comes from the coding sequence ATGAATGATTCTGAAAATCCTCAAGGGGTCACAGGCGGCGCTCCGGATAGTCCCGCCCAAAACCAATACTCGGTTTTAATAGTTGAAGACGATAAATTTCTGCGGGACCTTTTGGTTCTCAAATTAAAAAAAGAAGGTTTTAAAATCAGCGAGGCTCTTGACGGTCAGGAGGGGCTGAATAAGGCCAGAAGCGTAAAGCCGAACATAATCGTTCTGGATTTGATAATACCGGTTAAGGACGGCTTTGCTTTTTTGGAGGAGATGAAGAAAGATCCGCAGATAGAATCAATACCGGTGATTGTGCTTTCCAATTTGGGACAGCGCGAGGATATAGAGCGCGCCAAGGCTCTGGGCGCTAAAGATTACATGGTTAAGGCTCAGCTTACGCCGATAGAAGTGGTGGAAAGGATTAAAGCCATTTTAAGGGAGTCATACATTTAG
- the dprA gene encoding DNA-protecting protein DprA, producing MNKEAQFAHAFNTIQGMGALKLRRLWTFFNSFEDAWSAGHHEIEKKTGDADLALLLDARRNVNPRQEWRILEDAGIKSVFQSDENYPNLLPEIPHPPAILYYLGDLNYAVQPTVAIVGTRRATRYGLETAENLAADLAASGILVVSGLALGVDSRAHRGALKGGGKTVAVLGSGLNYIYPLQNKELAANIIAQDGAVISEFPPAKAPEKWTFPQRNRIIAGLSRLVVVVEAPRKSGALITANLALDYNREVGAVPGEVGSINSFGTNALLKNGAAVIRSADDVLELLGMETVPVNTLDKTDDIDQYLLGLMEEPLDAGSILQKSNLSPAELNQKLTLLELCGKIKNVGGMFYKISN from the coding sequence ATGAATAAAGAGGCTCAATTTGCCCATGCTTTTAATACTATTCAGGGTATGGGCGCTCTTAAATTAAGAAGACTTTGGACGTTTTTCAATTCATTTGAAGACGCGTGGTCAGCCGGACATCATGAAATTGAGAAAAAAACTGGTGATGCGGATTTGGCTTTACTTCTTGACGCAAGGCGGAACGTAAATCCGCGCCAAGAGTGGCGCATTCTTGAAGACGCGGGCATTAAAAGCGTTTTTCAAAGCGATGAAAATTATCCCAACCTTTTGCCTGAAATTCCTCATCCGCCGGCCATTTTATATTATTTAGGCGATCTGAATTACGCGGTTCAGCCGACAGTGGCCATTGTCGGAACAAGGCGCGCTACGCGCTATGGACTTGAAACCGCGGAGAACTTAGCCGCGGATCTGGCCGCTTCCGGAATTTTAGTGGTCAGCGGTTTGGCTTTGGGCGTTGACAGCCGCGCTCACCGCGGAGCTTTGAAGGGGGGAGGTAAAACCGTTGCCGTTTTGGGCTCCGGCCTTAACTATATTTATCCTTTGCAGAATAAAGAACTCGCCGCTAATATAATCGCCCAAGACGGAGCCGTTATTTCCGAGTTTCCTCCGGCTAAGGCTCCGGAAAAATGGACTTTTCCGCAGAGAAACAGAATTATAGCGGGATTATCCCGATTGGTGGTGGTTGTGGAGGCTCCCCGGAAAAGCGGCGCTTTAATTACGGCAAATTTAGCGCTTGATTATAATAGGGAAGTGGGCGCTGTTCCCGGGGAAGTGGGCTCAATAAATTCATTCGGAACAAACGCGCTTTTGAAAAACGGCGCGGCAGTCATTCGTTCAGCCGACGATGTTCTGGAACTTCTGGGAATGGAGACGGTCCCAGTGAACACTCTTGACAAAACGGACGACATCGACCAATACTTATTGGGTTTGATGGAAGAACCGCTGGACGCCGGCTCCATTTTGCAAAAAAGCAATTTGAGTCCGGCGGAACTTAATCAGAAACTTACTCTTCTGGAATTATGCGGGAAAATTAAAAATGTCGGAGGAATGTTTTATAAAATTTCTAATTAA
- the topA gene encoding type I DNA topoisomerase has translation MKLIIVESPTKAKTIGKFLPKDFEIASSFGHIRDLPAYELGVDAEKGFEPHYVVPKKARPAVKNLKQMAIKSSDVILATDEDREGEAIAWHITQALGLRELKAKGSKLKAVERIVFHEITKRAIEDALKNPREINMNLVDAQQARRILDRLVGYKLSPFLWRKVMRGLSAGRVQSVALRLIVERETQIKAFTPVTFWTIETEVQKKGCADQKGECLPFKAQLESVNKKSPSEPGFTDKEEVDLLVDDLKKAEFKSVSVDKKSRKRNPLPPFTTSTLQQDAYRRLGYSAKRTMMSAQRLYETGFITYMRTDSVNLAQEALNKAEEFIKKEFGENFSSRRVFKTKSRLAQEAHEAVRPTNPELDPQKAAGEITDRSQFKLYDLIWRRFTASQMAEAVFDETVIKIEARNKNVYELKAAGSVISFEGFLKVYPSKAEDVILPNLEGSADLNLLGLESVERQTRGPARYSDATLVKELEKLGIGRPSTYAPIISTIEERGYVVRDEKKSFQPTEIGEKVNEILVKNFSEIVDVDFTRKMEGELDEIAEGKKETKEVLTAFYEPFIKNLNEKYQSVVKEDLSLPTDRKCPECSKPLVIRQGRFGKFIACSGFPECKYTEALPPPTIDMKCPICKEGEVVVRQTRRKRTFYGCSKWPECSFASWRKPTGKLCIECGSPLVESVRGEKCPNKNCSFRAKKEKV, from the coding sequence ATGAAGTTGATAATAGTAGAGTCGCCAACTAAAGCCAAAACTATCGGCAAATTTCTGCCGAAGGATTTTGAGATTGCTTCGTCTTTCGGCCATATTCGCGATCTGCCGGCGTATGAATTGGGGGTTGACGCCGAAAAAGGTTTTGAACCTCATTATGTAGTTCCGAAAAAAGCAAGGCCCGCCGTAAAAAATTTAAAACAAATGGCGATTAAATCTTCGGATGTGATTCTGGCGACAGACGAAGACCGCGAGGGAGAAGCAATTGCCTGGCACATCACGCAAGCCCTGGGCTTGCGGGAACTAAAAGCTAAAGGCTCAAAGCTAAAGGCCGTGGAACGAATTGTTTTTCATGAAATTACCAAGCGCGCCATCGAGGATGCTTTGAAAAATCCGCGCGAAATTAATATGAATCTGGTTGATGCCCAGCAGGCGCGGCGCATTCTTGACCGACTCGTGGGATACAAACTTTCGCCGTTTTTGTGGCGCAAGGTTATGCGCGGACTTTCTGCCGGGCGCGTGCAGTCGGTGGCCTTGCGTCTGATAGTTGAGCGCGAAACGCAAATCAAAGCCTTTACACCAGTAACTTTTTGGACGATTGAGACGGAGGTGCAAAAAAAAGGATGCGCGGACCAAAAAGGCGAGTGCCTTCCGTTTAAAGCCCAGCTTGAAAGCGTGAATAAAAAATCGCCGTCCGAACCCGGCTTCACCGATAAAGAAGAAGTTGATTTGCTGGTTGACGATTTAAAAAAAGCCGAATTCAAATCGGTTTCGGTTGATAAGAAATCAAGAAAAAGAAATCCTTTGCCGCCCTTCACCACTTCAACTTTGCAGCAAGACGCTTACCGGCGGCTCGGATATTCCGCCAAGCGCACAATGATGTCGGCACAGCGTCTTTACGAAACCGGCTTCATAACTTATATGCGCACCGACTCCGTTAATCTGGCACAAGAAGCTCTGAATAAAGCCGAAGAGTTCATAAAAAAAGAGTTCGGAGAAAATTTCAGCTCCAGACGCGTTTTTAAAACCAAATCGCGCCTGGCCCAGGAAGCTCATGAAGCAGTGCGGCCCACAAATCCGGAATTAGACCCGCAAAAAGCGGCGGGCGAAATAACAGACAGGTCGCAATTCAAACTTTATGACCTTATCTGGCGGCGTTTTACGGCTTCGCAAATGGCTGAAGCGGTTTTTGACGAAACGGTCATTAAAATCGAAGCGCGGAATAAAAATGTTTATGAATTGAAAGCCGCGGGCTCCGTGATTTCTTTTGAGGGCTTTTTAAAGGTTTATCCGTCAAAAGCCGAAGATGTTATTTTGCCGAATTTGGAAGGTTCGGCGGATTTGAATTTGCTTGGTTTGGAATCGGTTGAGCGTCAGACCCGCGGGCCCGCGCGTTATTCCGACGCCACTCTGGTTAAAGAACTTGAGAAATTGGGGATAGGCCGGCCGTCCACTTACGCGCCCATTATTTCAACCATTGAAGAACGCGGCTATGTCGTTCGCGATGAGAAAAAAAGTTTTCAGCCGACCGAAATCGGGGAAAAAGTAAATGAAATCTTGGTTAAAAACTTTTCAGAAATTGTTGACGTGGATTTTACGCGAAAGATGGAGGGCGAATTGGACGAAATCGCCGAAGGCAAAAAAGAAACTAAAGAAGTTTTAACCGCTTTCTACGAGCCCTTCATTAAAAATTTAAACGAAAAATATCAAAGCGTGGTTAAAGAGGATTTGTCCCTGCCGACCGATCGCAAGTGTCCTGAATGTTCTAAGCCGCTTGTAATCCGGCAGGGGCGGTTCGGTAAATTTATCGCCTGCTCCGGTTTTCCGGAATGTAAATACACCGAGGCATTGCCGCCGCCGACTATAGATATGAAATGCCCCATATGCAAAGAAGGCGAAGTTGTAGTGCGCCAGACCAGACGTAAGCGGACTTTTTACGGATGTTCCAAATGGCCCGAATGCAGTTTTGCCAGTTGGCGCAAGCCGACCGGAAAATTGTGTATAGAATGCGGCTCGCCCTTGGTTGAATCTGTGCGCGGAGAAAAGTGCCCCAATAAAAACTGTTCATTCCGGGCCAAAAAAGAAAAAGTTTAG